The following proteins are co-located in the Pseudarthrobacter siccitolerans genome:
- a CDS encoding regulatory protein RecX, translated as MAQAIVYRQLTASAKSRLQLARKLSERNIPEHVAEAVLDKFEEARLINDADFADMWVRSRSQSRKLAKGALRRELAEKGVDQETAAAALEQISDHDEEAAARSLVERKLRPGADLADQAERDKATRRLASMLARKGYQPSQAFRIVTEVLDAHPAPDHDEPLNRYP; from the coding sequence GTGGCCCAGGCCATTGTCTACCGGCAGTTGACCGCGTCGGCGAAAAGCAGGCTTCAACTGGCCCGCAAGCTTTCCGAGCGGAACATCCCGGAGCACGTTGCTGAGGCGGTCCTGGACAAGTTCGAGGAAGCCCGCCTCATCAATGACGCCGATTTCGCTGACATGTGGGTGCGGAGCCGTTCGCAGTCCCGCAAGCTGGCCAAGGGTGCGCTCCGCCGGGAACTGGCGGAAAAAGGTGTGGACCAGGAAACCGCTGCGGCGGCCCTGGAGCAGATCTCCGACCATGATGAGGAAGCCGCTGCGAGGAGCCTGGTGGAGCGGAAGCTGCGGCCCGGCGCCGATCTGGCAGACCAGGCAGAGCGGGACAAAGCCACGCGCCGGCTGGCATCGATGCTGGCGCGGAAGGGTTACCAGCCGTCCCAGGCCTTCCGCATCGTCACCGAGGTCCTGGACGCC